From Alteromonas australica, one genomic window encodes:
- a CDS encoding DUF350 domain-containing protein: MDTLVKLVPLNRDLWGYLAIDVGIALVLLLVMKWLSGAMRDNSVAEELGVKDNFAFGISIAGGWLSLCIVLSAVVGRHIGQGYWQAVEGMLLFGGVGILLVKIGRFAHDKLVLNRVDTHAMIADRSVSIALVDAASLVASAIVLHNIMVWVDGTDMNAIIAIVTGFLVVLTMLLVMTRILEVRYAKDNQNDSFQGALRKGQLALAIEHSGNLLGTAMIVSAAKDVLIYYPSAYVSNVTGWLIVSVSLAIALHLLVLFSKKVILFGMNFRQEVDQQHNVGVAALGFTLSIGTAMIINGVLGG; encoded by the coding sequence TTGGACACGCTAGTAAAGCTCGTACCTTTGAATAGAGATTTGTGGGGATACCTTGCCATTGATGTGGGAATAGCACTCGTCCTTTTATTGGTGATGAAATGGCTGTCAGGCGCTATGCGTGATAATTCTGTGGCCGAAGAGCTTGGGGTAAAAGACAATTTTGCGTTTGGGATCAGTATTGCCGGCGGCTGGCTATCCCTTTGTATAGTGCTAAGTGCAGTGGTAGGGCGGCACATAGGGCAGGGCTATTGGCAGGCGGTTGAAGGTATGTTGCTGTTTGGCGGCGTGGGTATTTTGCTTGTGAAAATTGGCCGATTTGCTCATGACAAGCTGGTGCTAAATAGAGTAGATACCCACGCCATGATTGCGGATAGAAGTGTCAGTATTGCGTTAGTAGATGCAGCAAGCTTGGTGGCAAGTGCCATTGTATTGCACAACATTATGGTTTGGGTAGACGGCACAGATATGAATGCCATCATTGCCATAGTTACAGGGTTCCTTGTAGTCCTTACTATGTTGCTTGTAATGACGAGGATACTTGAAGTGCGCTACGCTAAAGACAACCAAAATGATTCTTTCCAAGGAGCGTTAAGAAAAGGGCAATTAGCGCTGGCGATAGAACATTCGGGCAATCTTCTTGGTACCGCGATGATTGTTTCTGCGGCGAAGGACGTGCTTATTTATTACCCTTCTGCGTATGTGAGTAATGTAACCGGTTGGTTGATTGTCAGTGTTTCTTTAGCCATTGCGCTTCACTTGCTGGTGCTGTTTAGCAAAAAAGTTATTTTGTTTGGCATGAACTTTCGACAGGAGGTAGACCAGCAACACAATGTGGGGGTGGCTGCTTTAGGATTTACCTTAAGTATTGGCACGGCCATGATCATTAATGGTGTATTAGGGGGCTAG
- a CDS encoding XrtA/PEP-CTERM system-associated ATPase, which produces MYESFYGLSAKPFQLTPDPSFFFASKWHQRALAYLQYGLSQKEGFIVITGDIGTGKTTIANSLLADIEDEIHAVQIVTPKLSPEELVKIVAAKFGLATEGRNKAEVLQALEVYLQNLHAKNSRALLIVDEAQNLPLETIEELRMLSNFQESGKPLLQSFLLGQKELQPILRASNMEQFRQRIVASCHLKPLTLEETISYINFRLNQAGWRGQAPIDEAAFSLIQGFTLGIPRKINTFMDRVFLYSFLEEETQISASIVEAVIDEVREEMFEPDEMNEQGMPEDEQVPLVTPKGHRVRDSEYYKGMLVELIDALDDAVLHKVKLTQYMDKLLKKKYQTYVRLKDSDKAPDKGEQGE; this is translated from the coding sequence ATGTACGAAAGCTTTTACGGACTATCAGCCAAGCCTTTTCAGTTAACGCCTGATCCCAGTTTTTTCTTTGCCAGTAAATGGCACCAAAGAGCGCTGGCCTATTTACAGTATGGCTTATCGCAAAAAGAAGGCTTTATTGTGATTACCGGTGATATTGGTACGGGCAAAACGACTATCGCAAATAGCCTGTTAGCGGATATTGAAGATGAAATTCATGCTGTTCAAATCGTCACCCCCAAATTATCCCCAGAAGAGTTAGTGAAAATAGTGGCGGCTAAATTTGGTCTTGCCACTGAAGGGCGTAATAAAGCGGAAGTTTTACAAGCGCTTGAGGTGTATTTGCAAAACTTGCACGCTAAAAATAGCCGAGCCTTGTTAATTGTTGATGAAGCACAAAACCTTCCTCTTGAAACGATTGAAGAATTAAGGATGCTGTCTAACTTTCAAGAAAGCGGAAAGCCGTTGCTGCAAAGTTTTTTACTGGGGCAGAAAGAGCTTCAACCTATTTTACGGGCGTCTAACATGGAGCAGTTTAGGCAGCGTATTGTTGCTTCGTGCCACCTGAAACCGCTCACGCTAGAAGAAACCATTTCCTACATTAATTTTCGCCTCAATCAAGCGGGTTGGCGCGGACAAGCGCCCATTGATGAAGCGGCATTTTCACTGATACAAGGGTTTACCTTAGGCATCCCTCGAAAAATTAACACCTTTATGGATAGGGTGTTTTTGTACAGCTTTCTTGAAGAAGAGACTCAGATTTCAGCATCTATCGTTGAGGCCGTGATAGACGAAGTTCGTGAAGAAATGTTTGAGCCAGATGAGATGAACGAGCAGGGTATGCCTGAAGATGAGCAAGTCCCTCTTGTTACACCTAAAGGGCACCGTGTGAGAGACAGTGAGTATTACAAAGGCATGCTAGTGGAGCTTATTGATGCGCTAGACGATGCGGTTCTTCACAAAGTGAAACTAACCCAGTACATGGATAAGTTATTGAAAAAGAAATACCAAACCTATGTTCGCCTTAAGGATTCGGATAAAGCGCCAGATAAAGGTGAGCAGGGAGAATAG
- the lpxL gene encoding LpxL/LpxP family Kdo(2)-lipid IV(A) lauroyl/palmitoleoyl acyltransferase, translated as MAAAIKAPSFKISYLGPKYWGVWIGVLLLYIITWLPLPVIQFIGARIGKLIALIVPKRAKVARRNIELWDPSLTDHEIDALVKENIKRTGMALFETAMGWWWPSWRVRRAIEIEGYEHVEAALERGKGVFGMALHNMNLEFACRGIGYFHPSIAFYRKHNNPLMDYLQYHGRNRSNKYMIHKRNAKALLEALDEKELCLYLPDQDYGRKQSIFVPFGGVKETATTTATLMFIRRSNSVPMMITSQYTKRGYKIKIYPPLEHLGDMDDISALTELNTHVDSAVKEQPESYLWMHKRFKTRPTPESPSLYD; from the coding sequence TTGGCGGCGGCAATAAAAGCACCTTCATTTAAGATCTCCTATTTAGGCCCCAAATACTGGGGTGTATGGATAGGCGTTTTGCTTCTTTATATTATTACCTGGCTCCCGTTACCTGTGATTCAATTTATAGGGGCAAGAATAGGCAAACTAATTGCCCTCATTGTGCCAAAGCGCGCCAAGGTTGCCCGCCGTAACATTGAACTTTGGGACCCATCATTAACCGACCACGAAATAGACGCATTGGTAAAAGAAAATATCAAACGCACCGGTATGGCGTTATTTGAAACCGCCATGGGATGGTGGTGGCCATCGTGGCGAGTCAGACGCGCTATCGAGATTGAAGGCTATGAACATGTTGAAGCTGCTTTGGAGAGAGGCAAGGGCGTGTTCGGTATGGCACTGCATAATATGAATTTGGAATTCGCTTGTCGTGGGATTGGCTATTTTCACCCGAGTATTGCCTTTTACCGTAAACACAATAACCCTTTAATGGATTACTTACAGTATCACGGCAGAAACCGCTCTAATAAATACATGATTCACAAGCGTAACGCCAAAGCCTTACTTGAAGCACTTGATGAAAAAGAACTGTGTTTATACCTTCCAGATCAAGACTACGGTCGTAAGCAGAGTATTTTTGTACCTTTTGGTGGGGTTAAAGAAACGGCGACCACCACGGCCACGTTAATGTTTATCCGTCGCTCAAATAGTGTGCCTATGATGATCACATCCCAATACACCAAGCGGGGTTATAAAATTAAAATATATCCCCCTCTAGAACACCTAGGCGACATGGATGACATTTCTGCGCTTACTGAACTAAATACCCATGTGGATAGCGCAGTAAAAGAGCAGCCTGAAAGTTATTTGTGGATGCATAAAAGGTTTAAAACGCGTCCTACGCCTGAATCGCCTTCTTTATATGATTGA
- the hldE gene encoding bifunctional D-glycero-beta-D-manno-heptose-7-phosphate kinase/D-glycero-beta-D-manno-heptose 1-phosphate adenylyltransferase HldE, whose product MILPDFSQAKVLIVGDLMLDRYWSGGTGRISPEAPVPVVNVSGSEDRPGGAANVAVNVATLGAKVTLLGMCGHDENARILKEKLSSFDINCEFFEVPERDTITKLRVMSRNQQLLRLDFEKSFADVDKSALLTTFNQALDDVDIVILSDYAKGCLSDPQSLIRAAKQKGKKVIVDPKGSDFEKYANATLITPNVAELYAVVGEQDNEQSLVASAQSLKASLSLDGLLLTRSEDGMTLFETGEDEFHLPAKAKEVYDVTGAGDTVVSTLAVALASRLPMQAACVLANLAASVVVGKLGTSTVTNTELALAVGEQSVHLDGGVMSEEQLAIAMRASKSRGERIVMTNGCFDILHSGHVSYLEEAAQLGDRLIVAVNTDRSVTELKGPGRPVNNVNRRMAVLAGLSAVDWVVPFEEDTPQRLIARLLPDILVKGGDYKIEDIAGGKEVIENGGEVKVLTFEDGVSTTGIIERITKNKLS is encoded by the coding sequence ATGATTTTACCAGATTTTAGTCAAGCCAAGGTGCTAATTGTGGGTGACCTAATGCTCGATCGCTATTGGAGTGGCGGTACGGGTCGCATTTCTCCAGAGGCTCCTGTGCCTGTGGTTAATGTTAGTGGGTCGGAAGACCGGCCGGGCGGCGCCGCCAATGTGGCGGTTAACGTCGCCACATTAGGGGCGAAAGTTACCCTTTTAGGCATGTGTGGTCACGATGAAAACGCCCGTATCCTTAAAGAGAAACTCAGTTCTTTTGATATAAACTGCGAGTTTTTCGAGGTTCCAGAGCGCGATACCATTACTAAACTTAGGGTGATGAGTAGAAATCAGCAACTGTTACGCTTAGATTTTGAAAAGAGTTTTGCTGATGTTGATAAATCCGCGTTGCTCACTACCTTTAATCAAGCCCTAGACGATGTGGATATCGTTATTCTTTCCGACTATGCGAAAGGGTGTTTAAGTGACCCTCAATCACTGATTCGCGCAGCAAAACAAAAAGGTAAAAAAGTCATTGTCGATCCCAAAGGTAGCGACTTTGAAAAATATGCGAATGCAACCTTAATTACGCCAAATGTGGCCGAATTGTATGCAGTTGTCGGCGAGCAAGATAATGAACAATCGCTAGTGGCAAGTGCCCAATCATTAAAAGCTTCGTTATCTTTAGATGGCCTACTGCTTACCCGTTCTGAAGATGGCATGACGCTATTTGAAACCGGCGAAGATGAATTTCACTTACCGGCTAAAGCGAAGGAAGTGTACGACGTCACTGGCGCGGGTGATACTGTGGTGTCTACCCTAGCGGTAGCGCTAGCGAGCCGCTTACCCATGCAAGCAGCTTGCGTATTGGCAAACTTAGCTGCCAGTGTCGTGGTAGGGAAATTAGGCACATCTACTGTGACCAACACAGAATTGGCGCTTGCTGTGGGTGAACAATCTGTTCATTTAGATGGTGGTGTGATGTCTGAAGAGCAGTTAGCGATAGCAATGCGCGCGTCTAAAAGTCGAGGTGAACGCATTGTGATGACCAACGGCTGCTTCGATATTTTGCACTCTGGGCACGTGAGTTATCTGGAAGAAGCCGCTCAACTAGGCGATAGACTCATCGTTGCGGTAAATACTGATCGTTCCGTTACCGAATTAAAAGGCCCTGGACGCCCGGTTAATAATGTGAATAGAAGAATGGCCGTGCTTGCAGGTTTGAGTGCGGTAGACTGGGTTGTACCTTTCGAAGAAGATACGCCGCAGCGTCTTATCGCCAGGCTTTTGCCGGACATCTTAGTTAAGGGCGGCGACTATAAAATTGAAGACATCGCCGGTGGAAAGGAAGTCATTGAAAACGGTGGTGAAGTCAAAGTGCTTACCTTTGAAGACGGCGTTTCAACCACAGGCATTATTGAACGTATCACTAAAAATAAGCTGTCCTAG
- a CDS encoding TIGR03016 family PEP-CTERM system-associated outer membrane protein — MIQTTAAIMATIMPREVNNTVKGNRIKYSQLAITFAGLFSSTTALAQSDLKITAQSEAEVIYQDVQTETDGNLSLTTVSIVPSLIATYSSRTFSGNWSSTVTHLERENDTSGEEDTYAEYRYTAQWQPFDEYLLLQANGALNYQNTSSSSYLLTDFVTNSEGLSKTRTNTLSGTLQFINGDWITALGSAAYSVVESEESSTNSTGLDNDSTSLTGTLANGDRARRLFWTLTGSYQDTSRSTASSGDFFTREGEFTADAMLFSDWALRVTAFHEANQINSTDNTDSATRQFNSYGAGITYRQSAERYIALTANRSDSDTDENETYVGLDIAWALSSRTSVAGSYDRRFYGESAAAQISYNTKYFRSSFSYNEDVTTTSRLLTDSESLGVFVCASDATSISDCFQPSSLAYDLGAGEQFVELTSQNLEFDDSVIIYKSANTQIGYQFSRLTLGLTWRYTESEYLEEDRLRRNYSAGTDFSYDIGSYTSLTGSITYANIEERGTSTTAGVSENINSTLGLSRTFGEHLTTSLNLSYLTTSGNLSQVSLYGNDYTDRRITFSVSYEYE, encoded by the coding sequence GAATAACACCGTTAAAGGTAATCGCATTAAATACAGTCAACTAGCGATTACCTTCGCAGGACTATTTTCTTCTACGACGGCCTTGGCACAATCCGACTTAAAAATAACAGCGCAGAGTGAAGCGGAAGTTATTTATCAAGATGTGCAAACGGAAACAGACGGTAACCTTTCGCTTACCACAGTAAGTATAGTCCCTAGCCTGATAGCCACTTATTCATCAAGAACGTTTTCTGGGAACTGGTCGAGCACCGTCACCCACCTAGAACGAGAAAATGATACCAGCGGCGAAGAAGACACCTATGCTGAGTATCGCTATACAGCCCAGTGGCAACCTTTTGATGAATATTTACTCCTGCAAGCTAATGGCGCACTCAATTATCAAAATACATCGTCAAGCAGTTATTTGTTGACTGATTTTGTCACGAATTCTGAAGGACTTTCGAAAACCCGCACGAACACGCTGTCGGGAACGCTACAGTTCATCAACGGCGATTGGATCACTGCGCTTGGCTCAGCTGCTTACTCTGTTGTAGAGTCTGAGGAATCAAGTACAAATTCAACCGGATTGGATAATGACAGTACTAGCCTGACGGGGACGCTTGCTAACGGTGACCGCGCCAGACGCTTGTTTTGGACGCTTACAGGAAGCTATCAGGACACCAGCCGAAGCACCGCGTCATCAGGTGACTTCTTTACCCGCGAAGGCGAGTTTACCGCTGATGCTATGTTATTTAGTGACTGGGCACTTCGTGTGACGGCCTTTCATGAAGCGAATCAAATCAATAGTACTGACAACACTGACAGCGCAACACGACAATTTAATAGCTATGGCGCTGGCATAACCTATCGACAATCTGCAGAGCGCTACATTGCCCTCACCGCCAACAGAAGTGATTCGGATACCGATGAGAATGAAACTTATGTAGGGCTTGATATCGCATGGGCCCTAAGTAGCCGAACCAGCGTGGCAGGCTCATACGATAGGCGCTTCTACGGAGAGTCCGCAGCCGCTCAAATTTCCTATAATACCAAGTATTTTCGTTCTTCTTTTTCCTACAATGAAGATGTCACCACAACGTCCAGACTACTGACCGACAGTGAAAGCTTAGGCGTATTCGTATGTGCAAGTGACGCTACGAGTATTTCTGATTGTTTTCAGCCCAGTAGCTTAGCTTACGATTTAGGTGCAGGAGAGCAGTTTGTAGAGCTAACATCCCAAAATTTAGAATTTGACGACAGTGTCATCATATATAAAAGTGCCAATACACAGATAGGTTATCAATTTTCACGGCTAACATTAGGCCTAACGTGGCGTTATACAGAAAGTGAATACCTAGAAGAGGACAGGCTAAGACGCAACTATTCGGCGGGCACTGACTTTTCTTATGATATTGGCAGCTATACCAGCCTAACGGGAAGCATCACCTACGCGAATATTGAAGAACGAGGCACAAGCACCACGGCAGGAGTGAGTGAGAATATAAACAGCACGCTTGGACTGAGTCGCACGTTTGGCGAGCACCTCACCACTTCATTGAACTTGAGCTATCTCACCACCTCTGGCAATTTAAGCCAGGTTAGCTTATATGGAAATGATTACACTGACAGGCGTATTACGTTTTCTGTCTCCTATGAGTATGAATAA
- a CDS encoding DUF3081 domain-containing protein — MKNELDSKFLLQVFDKIRQHGSKNDEHYQLNGITAYTDLDGYTLFVEDANVKLQFGFHNQYHFDYDSKAHFEVFEKRLMQIDKEY; from the coding sequence ATGAAGAACGAACTTGATAGTAAATTTTTATTACAGGTGTTTGATAAAATTCGTCAACATGGTTCGAAGAATGATGAACACTACCAGTTGAATGGAATAACCGCTTATACAGATTTAGACGGTTACACGCTTTTCGTAGAAGATGCCAACGTTAAACTGCAATTTGGTTTTCATAATCAGTACCATTTCGATTATGACTCGAAAGCGCATTTTGAGGTTTTTGAAAAACGGCTCATGCAAATAGACAAGGAGTATTAG
- a CDS encoding TcpQ domain-containing protein — MAQKSYSSSMFWARQIALAVVLVIVAGVMIYVQQRKENAPLPEGETKDKTVSEGLSDFYREYRMSSTDPLKEEQGDFVLDIAGVDPQLDTKLARMSSEAKPVDEKWTGEHKFRTFKEGVTLREAISSYAQAEGMQLIWNLEQDFVIKYQFQLDNTVAGSLAKIASAIDSSFSGTVTAYICPEQRSLVVSARETPFLIENCQVVQG; from the coding sequence ATGGCTCAAAAAAGTTACTCAAGCTCAATGTTTTGGGCGCGTCAGATTGCACTGGCTGTGGTGCTGGTTATCGTTGCTGGCGTAATGATTTATGTGCAACAACGTAAAGAAAATGCACCTTTACCGGAAGGGGAAACGAAAGACAAAACAGTATCCGAGGGTTTAAGTGACTTTTACCGTGAATATCGGATGTCCTCTACCGACCCGCTTAAAGAGGAGCAAGGGGATTTCGTGTTGGATATTGCCGGCGTTGATCCACAGCTCGACACAAAATTAGCACGCATGTCTAGCGAGGCTAAGCCTGTGGATGAAAAATGGACGGGGGAACATAAATTTAGAACCTTTAAAGAAGGGGTTACCTTAAGAGAAGCCATATCCTCTTATGCACAAGCTGAGGGAATGCAGCTTATTTGGAATTTAGAGCAGGACTTTGTCATAAAGTACCAATTTCAACTGGATAACACGGTAGCAGGTTCGCTAGCAAAGATAGCGAGTGCTATCGACAGCAGCTTCTCTGGTACAGTAACCGCCTATATTTGCCCTGAACAACGTTCTTTGGTGGTCTCCGCCAGGGAGACCCCATTTTTAATTGAAAACTGCCAAGTCGTTCAAGGTTAG
- a CDS encoding GIY-YIG nuclease family protein: MPESITAQNGNTHNLPGTWYLYIVENRLGHLYTGITTNPQRRIKQHNGLLAGGAKALKGKAPIVYKVLFEIGCRTRAAQLEYEVKQLSGAQKRKIVTTKVLHDSHCVLQQFHG, translated from the coding sequence TTGCCTGAGAGTATAACAGCCCAGAACGGGAATACCCATAACCTGCCAGGTACTTGGTATCTTTATATTGTAGAAAATAGATTAGGTCACCTGTACACGGGGATCACCACCAACCCACAGCGCAGAATTAAACAACATAACGGTTTATTAGCAGGCGGCGCAAAGGCCTTAAAAGGCAAAGCCCCCATTGTGTATAAAGTGCTTTTTGAGATTGGCTGCAGAACTCGTGCAGCCCAGTTAGAATATGAAGTTAAACAGCTGAGTGGCGCACAGAAGCGTAAAATAGTGACCACTAAGGTACTCCACGATAGTCACTGCGTATTGCAGCAATTTCATGGGTAG
- the glnE gene encoding bifunctional [glutamate--ammonia ligase]-adenylyl-L-tyrosine phosphorylase/[glutamate--ammonia-ligase] adenylyltransferase, with amino-acid sequence MPIDNTNSMNQTQLVEKYWESLITHTPNKNRILANEADIKRVFSRSPFVADVCAKHPEWLVELLDFAAPSMPQSYYHQKVSEYVSQAKTEDELAKALRRCRQFHMAAITFSDVLNRQSIDASLLQVSSLANALIEQGYTWLYSSLCSKHGTPVGSHGPMPMYILGMGKLGGHELNFSSDIDLIFTYPEKGETQGGKKSLEHQQFFTRLAQKLIQALNKVTVDGQVYRVDMRLRPFGESGPLVLHFDAMEDYYQEQGRHWERFAMVKARVINSDDSSYEATLQAILTPFTFRRYLDFTTLDALRNMKKLIATEIRRRKLNNNIKLGAGGIREVEFFAQSFQLIHGGREPSLQSKSLLTTLKALEENEIVENEVVEALKQDYLFLRKVEHTLQQYRDQQTQTLPEDEDQRQALIEVMGFPNYAQFLTHLDAVMARIHGHFNELIEESQDAHDPQDSLFSACCDAWQLQMVEHEFCQTFASYLPPEDASRVQHLLLDFNQNQRRYLLGQRGEDTLNKLIPEILYVLITHNAQGVPYILKRVLGVISAITGRTTYLDLLLENPDVLKQLVRLCERSEWVANEIKRFPLLLDELLTPLYLEQQDTDIVTSKNDYISELRQSLLRVEPDDVEAMMDTWRQFKLCQQLRIAASDISGSLPIANVSDKLTVLAEVVLEQVVHAAWHQISERFGVPNHLTADNSGFAVVAYGKLGGYELGYGSDLDLVFLHNAPREATTTGAKSIEAQQFYIKLAQRIMHLLNTKTLFGQLYETDLRLRPSGNAGLLCCHLDGFKRYQQEEAWTWEHQALVRARGVCGDKTLLTQFADVRAEILGQPRDKAALRDEVCKMRTKMRQHLLNEKAQKVDLKQCVGGITDIEFMTQYWVLANASTIPSITRYTDNLRILNEAAQHGVIDDKQAKMLQDAYLALREQYHHLTLADTKYADQTDQLAKLREQVTGYWTGIFSEICK; translated from the coding sequence ATGCCAATAGACAACACAAATAGCATGAACCAAACGCAACTTGTGGAAAAATACTGGGAATCGTTAATCACCCACACCCCGAACAAAAATCGAATTTTAGCGAATGAAGCCGACATTAAACGGGTATTTTCTCGCTCGCCATTTGTTGCCGACGTGTGCGCAAAACACCCCGAGTGGCTAGTGGAATTGTTAGACTTTGCCGCGCCATCAATGCCGCAAAGCTACTATCATCAAAAAGTCAGTGAGTACGTTAGCCAAGCGAAAACCGAAGATGAGTTGGCTAAGGCATTAAGGCGTTGCAGACAATTTCACATGGCAGCAATTACGTTTTCAGACGTGCTGAACAGGCAGAGTATTGATGCGTCTCTGCTGCAAGTATCGTCGTTAGCAAACGCCCTTATCGAGCAGGGGTATACGTGGTTGTATTCATCGCTATGCAGCAAGCATGGCACACCAGTTGGTTCTCATGGGCCTATGCCTATGTACATATTGGGCATGGGAAAGTTAGGCGGTCACGAGCTTAACTTTTCATCCGATATCGACCTCATTTTCACTTACCCAGAAAAAGGGGAAACGCAAGGCGGGAAGAAATCGTTAGAGCACCAACAGTTCTTCACCCGACTTGCCCAAAAATTGATTCAGGCACTCAACAAAGTGACCGTTGATGGTCAGGTATATCGCGTAGATATGCGTTTACGTCCGTTTGGCGAATCTGGGCCCCTAGTGTTGCATTTTGATGCCATGGAAGACTACTACCAAGAACAAGGTCGCCATTGGGAGCGCTTTGCTATGGTAAAGGCCAGGGTTATTAACAGTGATGACTCTTCTTATGAAGCGACACTACAGGCCATTTTGACCCCCTTTACCTTTCGCCGCTATCTCGATTTCACCACCCTTGATGCGCTGCGCAACATGAAAAAACTCATCGCCACAGAAATCAGACGCAGAAAGCTAAACAACAATATTAAACTGGGTGCCGGCGGTATTCGCGAAGTCGAGTTTTTTGCCCAAAGTTTTCAGTTGATTCATGGTGGAAGGGAACCTTCTCTACAAAGTAAGTCATTACTTACTACACTCAAGGCCCTTGAGGAGAATGAAATCGTAGAAAATGAGGTGGTTGAAGCATTAAAGCAAGACTACCTGTTTCTTCGCAAGGTAGAACATACTTTACAACAATACCGTGACCAACAAACCCAGACCCTGCCAGAAGATGAAGATCAAAGACAGGCCCTTATAGAGGTGATGGGCTTTCCAAACTACGCGCAGTTTTTAACCCATCTTGACGCAGTTATGGCGAGAATTCACGGGCACTTTAACGAGCTTATTGAAGAATCTCAAGATGCCCATGACCCACAAGACAGCTTATTTTCTGCCTGCTGCGACGCATGGCAATTACAGATGGTAGAGCATGAGTTTTGTCAAACCTTTGCCTCTTATTTACCACCTGAAGATGCGTCAAGGGTGCAGCACTTGCTCTTGGATTTTAACCAAAATCAACGTCGCTATTTGCTAGGGCAACGGGGCGAAGATACGTTAAACAAACTGATTCCCGAAATTTTATACGTGCTTATCACCCATAACGCACAAGGTGTGCCTTACATACTCAAACGCGTGTTAGGCGTAATTTCAGCAATAACAGGCCGTACCACCTACTTGGATTTATTATTAGAAAACCCAGATGTGCTAAAACAATTAGTGCGTTTATGTGAACGAAGTGAGTGGGTTGCCAATGAAATAAAACGCTTTCCTTTGCTATTAGATGAGTTATTGACGCCTTTGTATCTTGAGCAGCAAGATACCGACATTGTGACAAGCAAAAACGATTACATCAGTGAACTAAGACAGTCTTTGCTGAGAGTAGAACCTGATGATGTAGAAGCCATGATGGATACCTGGCGACAGTTTAAGCTTTGCCAGCAATTGCGAATTGCAGCAAGTGACATCAGTGGCTCACTGCCTATTGCCAATGTAAGTGACAAGCTTACCGTGTTGGCTGAAGTAGTTTTAGAACAAGTGGTGCACGCCGCATGGCATCAAATATCTGAACGTTTTGGCGTACCCAATCACTTAACCGCAGACAATTCTGGTTTTGCCGTTGTAGCCTATGGAAAGCTTGGCGGATACGAATTAGGTTATGGTTCAGATTTGGATTTAGTGTTTCTACATAACGCGCCAAGAGAAGCCACCACCACTGGTGCTAAATCTATAGAAGCCCAACAGTTTTATATAAAGCTGGCTCAACGCATCATGCACCTACTTAATACGAAAACCTTGTTCGGACAATTGTATGAAACCGACCTGCGCCTTCGTCCTTCTGGAAACGCTGGTTTGCTTTGTTGCCATCTGGACGGTTTCAAACGCTATCAACAAGAAGAAGCATGGACTTGGGAGCATCAGGCATTAGTTAGAGCCCGTGGTGTATGCGGCGATAAAACCTTATTAACCCAATTTGCTGACGTAAGAGCAGAAATTCTTGGTCAACCGCGGGACAAAGCGGCGTTAAGAGACGAAGTGTGTAAAATGCGTACAAAAATGCGTCAACATCTTCTAAATGAAAAAGCGCAAAAGGTAGATTTAAAACAATGTGTGGGAGGCATAACTGACATTGAGTTTATGACCCAATACTGGGTATTAGCCAATGCCAGTACAATACCCAGTATAACACGCTACACTGACAATCTCCGCATTCTCAATGAAGCCGCCCAACATGGGGTTATTGACGACAAGCAGGCGAAAATGCTTCAGGATGCTTACCTTGCGTTACGCGAGCAATATCACCACTTAACGCTAGCCGATACCAAATACGCAGATCAAACGGATCAACTCGCTAAGCTACGGGAGCAGGTTACTGGTTACTGGACTGGCATTTTTAGCGAAATATGCAAATAA